The sequence below is a genomic window from Nicotiana tomentosiformis unplaced genomic scaffold, ASM39032v3 Un00101, whole genome shotgun sequence.
tgcctgaagtgcggaccgcacatgaattgtgcggccgcagaaactgAATTGCAGCCGCAGATCAAATTGTGCGGCTACAGATTCCAAACTCTTGCAGACTCAAGTAAtgtacggaccgcacatggaattgtgcggccgcagaacctccagatgggcatttttgtcagcgaattttgaGCCACTATAAATAGGCGGGAATcatatttttaggtcaagttttgaagttttcTTAGCTGTAGCCGTTGTAGTTTACCATTTTGGGTAACTTGTGATTATTTTGAGACAAAATcatcatagtttatcattttaattttatattatgagtttaattagtatttattctttattttcttcattttatactatgagtagctagatacttactagggttgtgacccaatcctaatgtgtaaaccttatgggtatttaatttaatacttgtttatgattgggtgtttgttatttagccttgtgcatgctttaattttagaattaatggttgcaaatattgattcatgcctttttgacttggttttTGCTTGAGAacgagggacctagtctaggaaaacttggctaacaagaaattgggctagttaaggattttactagcctaattaaagggtttaagCTAGAGAAAGGgaaaatccgacttgagctcatatcaactatttagcttgatacccattttggacttgagaaagacaatttgggcaaaaccactctagaggtattgagtgggtaacttagaattgagagctataatataccccaatcaataaaataagtgttaacgtacttaacccattaggcaaacacctaggtgaaggttacatccATAGGCTTTTTACCTatttgaaaacaaccaaaaataattagtcaatttttagtttcatttctCTAATTGAGAATTAATAGTGTAGTATATAGAAGTAATTTGCAAAACCAGCGTGATTGAAAGTGTATTTAAGTTGTTTCATCTTCATGCATCAAGTATACACTCTAACACCCATTGTTAGCTCCCTGaagaaatcgaccccgactcatagtttggtactattcttccaacgacctccTCTACTCGTTGTTGAGTGAGGATTGGGAGTGGATCAAGATTTGATACTGATAACAAATTGAATTTGAAACCAGGAACAACCAGGACATTGTTCACATCTTCATTATTAAAGAGAGTTGCCTAACCAATGTGAGTGATAATTGCCTTATCTCCAATAGGCAAGTAAACTTTATCATTAAGACTAGCCTTTTCCTTATATCCAGTCTTTAACATGACTTCATTTGTTGCTATATGATGAGTTGCTCCTGAATCTATGATCCATTCATTACAATCTGATACCTTTGACATTAGACAGGTTACTGTACCTGCAACATTGGTCTGATTTCCTCCAACACCTTGACTGCCTCCTTCAGTTTGAGCTCCACCAGATTCCTTGCCCAACAAGCTCAGAATTTGCTTATACTGATCTTCAGTGACGTATTGAGCCTTCACCTCTAGAACTGATCTCCTTTCACCATATGTCTAAGTTTGTGATGACATGTCAATATTGCTAGATACATTGATTGCAACATTAAGGGGTTGCCTGCCATAACTAGGTTGTTATCCATAGCTACCTTGACCTCCATTTCCTTCATACCCAGGCTTAAAGTTCCTTTTTGCCTTAAAATCAGGGGGATATCCAATGAGCTTATAGCAATTCTCCTTAGTGTGGCCTTTCATGTTGCAATATTCACAGTACATAAATGGCTTTTTACCCCTACCAGCTTGTCCACGACCTATCTGCATAGCCAATGGGTCTGTTTTCTCACCAATTACATTGAGACCTACTGAGTGTTGGCTTTCATCCTCAATTATCATAGCATAGGCTTGGTTAAGTGTAGGAACAATTTTTTTAACAGAATTTGTCTTCTTGCTTGGTCATATGAATCGTTTAGTCCATTAAGAAATTATAATAGTCTTGTTGATGGAAATGTTCGATATAATCCTTTGATTTAGCACAATCACAACCAGGAGGTGGAACCATTGCATCATATTTAGCCCAAAGCTCTTTCAGCTTTGTGAAATAAATAGAGAGTGAGCTATTACCTTGTGACAGGGTAGCAATTTGACGATGAACTTGAAAAATCCTCATGCGATTAACTTTGTCAAAGCGCTCCTTCATATCCTTCCAAACAGTGTGAGAATCTGATGCATAAACAATTCCCCTAAGGAGATCTTCCAACACTGTATTTATGATCCATGAGAGAACTATGGCATTACATATGTCCCATTGCTCATGCAATTCAGTATCATAGGATTCCTTCGTACAAGTGCCCAACACAAACCCTAGCTTCCTTTTCGCTTGCAAAGCAATACACATTGACCTGCTCCATAAGCCGTAGTTCTCAGATCTAGTAAGTTTGACTGGAATCAACACAACTCCAAGAGTATCGGAAGGATTCATGAATAAAGAATAAGTGTGTGTGAGCTTGTCTTCCGCCATAGCTCGTAATTAATGAAATTGCAGAAATGGAACTTCACACAACAAATTGAGGTTGAAATGTTACACAAAGATTGCGACTTCTCATAGAAAATTGAGAGCAGATGAAATTGCGTTTGTATCCAGAATCAGACGCTTCTGATACCATGCTAAAATATGGGGGAAACCATGGAAGGTTTGAGCTTCAGCTCTTTGAGAACCTTCAGCGTGAGAGAGAAGAGAAGTTGGAAATGAAAGTTTAAATTGTTTTATTGGCTGGTACTATTTATATATACATACACTGTTTAGACTAACTACTTCTAACTAACTCACTAATCCACAACTAAGAACTATTAACTTATGTCGGTTGTCACTAGCCTAGTTGTAGCTTTACACGTGAACTACTCCACCAACAACTACTATATTCAGCTTCAcataataatatgaatagtttatTAACGATAAAAGTAAATATATCCAAAAGTATAATGAATTTTCAATATACATAAATGTATacggtaaaatatgctatgctaaGTGGCAGCTCAAGAGAGTGACACGTGGAACTTAAGGCGGGGGATAGTTAGACCGAAGGCAATTATCCTGTTTGTCTGGAAAGAATGACACCTGTAAAGATGAAACAAATACCCTCCGAACGGTagtatttaatgaagaatatttcaCAGCATTTAGTGTGTTGTCTGTTCTAGagaatttgtcatttatgctcaccgttacaccTTCATCAATggcctcataattgacattaaagaagggcacgatcctaagaccttgttccctaggcgtagctataaatagtgagctctattatcattaaaGAGGACACgacttttctggcaaacttacgctaTAATAGAttaaaagctttatacaattttactttcttgttcctTGTTTCATCATCGTTGTGCCTGAAAACTCTGCCCTCAAAATTACATTTTGTagtgattttatcttcatttcaaggCTAAATATTGtgcatttctttaattattttactatttcaggatcaaattaattcacttgtctagaaactacgtataaatttaactgtaaaagttttacgggtaaacagtttggcgcccaccgtggggcctagacagccgtgtaattaagttgatccttatctcttttactaacgtgttttggtcatttgtcttagcaaaaaatcataagaaatggcagataatgGTGTTATCAATACACACAATCCTGAGGTTCAAGGAGACCAGCCTCATCTCTAGGATTCAATCAATAATACCCAAACTGATGGGAACGATGCCACGCCGGCCCACGACAGGCGGTACCCATGACCTGTTTGGGaggcaactcccgatgatgctgaagaAGAGCATGTTTTTGATGCGGTAAGGGTCCTACAAGAGCAACAAGtgatcattctaggccacctcacacgacaggataaggttatgacggagttgaagcaTACGTTATCGGGGGCTTCCAATAATGTAAATagacgaggtccagttcctcccggcgctcccgcaaatcaaacaacacAGAGGGTCGACAAAAATACCCCGAGGGGCAAGGTTGGTTCCGATAGGGCTGGAGGGAGCAGATCCGGCCCCAATTACAAAAACgatcccttcaagaatgaactcaTACTGTTTATGAGAGAAGTGAACGCCCGTATGGACCAAATCCTAAGCGCACCACCGGTGCTGAAAGGTCCGGACTCAAAAAAGTATATTCAGTTAACGTACAAGCCAAGCGCGGCACCAGAATTAATCCTGAAGCAGTTTAAAATGCCCGACGTGCCAAAGTATGATGAAACTTCAGACCCtcgggagcatattaccacctatacaacaTCGGTGAAGGgtaatgatttagctcctcaggAAATTGAATCTATTTTGCTGAAAACATTtggagagactctcacgaggggagccttgacgtggtattcactattacccgagcattccatagattctttTGAGATGCTTGCGAATTCTTTTATTAAGGTTCATGCTGGGGCCACAAAGGTGCAGTCCCGAAAGGTCaacatattcagaattgcacaaGGAAAATTCGAGTTGCTGCGAGAGTTCGTTACCAGGTTCCAAAAGGAGAGGATGCTACTCTCGGCTGTTCCGGATGAATGGGCggttgaagcattcaccaagagtctgaatccgagaagttcagacGCCTCCCGAAAACTGAAAGAAAGCATGCTTGAGTTCCAAGCAacgacttgggcggatgtccacaaccggtacaagtcaaagataaggatcaaaGATGATCATGTTGGCTTCCCATCGTTGgcaaaaggacgggagaagaataaagaaatatcaaaagACTATTTCGACATGGACAGACGGTCTTTGAGGGACCGATTTTTGCCCTATGAACGGACCGAAGGCCGCAGCAGAGGCTTCCGGTAAATAGAAAGGTTCACTACCGATAAAAGGACTGATCGCGATCGGATCAATAGATCATTGCAGGACAAATAAGCATCAGGTACGCGGGATCCTTCCTACCTCGGGCTATCAGAATACAATTTCAACATCATTTTAGTAGAGTTGGTATCATctatgagaaacatcaaagaagcacggttcccgaaGCCGATGAGATtcgatcccagccagagggatcccaacttgtggtgtgaGTACAACAGGATGAATGGCCACTGAATTGGGGACTGTCGACATCTCTGGGAAGAAGTGGCTACACTATTGAAGAATGGcatctcagagaattcttaagtgaccgggccaagaaCAACTACGGTCATAACCCGAATAACGGGAACcctcaaaagcaggagaagatctTCCGTGCCAGACGATCATCTGTACCGTCAATGTATCATCAGTTGCTGAAATTTCCAACGCCCGAAGGAATTAAATGGATAAGGGGAGACCAACCAGTGGCAAGGGAGATGAGTTCGATTTTGGTCTCCAGTAGAAAAGGGAAGGAGCACGTGGCATAGCAACTACAGGAACCGGTGCCCGCTCCCGGATCGAATAAAGTTAGCTGGGGGGTAGAAGCGTCAAAATCTTatcaggtgccaaggtatttccaagtaccagaagagacggatgcaacaaaatccatggtgaaaGAGCtagagcaagttgcattgtttgagaagttcttagaaaggaaattccacttggggacaggactacaCCCCGAACTCAGGTCCGGCTttatgaatttcttaaatttaatgtcgattgttttgcatggtcgcatgcggACATGAAAGGTATCCCAACGGAGGTGGCCATACATATGTTAAATTTGGATCCCAAcatccctccggtaagacaaaagaaatgccctattgcAGAGGGtaggaataaattcatcaaagaagaggtaactcacttacttgatatcggttcgatccaagaggtaaagtatccaaactggctagctaatgtagtagtagttcctaagatgaacaataaattttgcatgtgtgtagattataaggacttgaataaggcatgcccgaaagacttgttcccactgccaaacatcgatcaaatgattgatgcgacgACCGgacatgagttaatgagtttcctcgatgcttattctgggtacaaccaaattaagatgaacccgaaggatcagaaaaagacttcgttcataacgaatttcggcacatattgatataatgtgatgccctttggATTGAAGaacgtcggagccacttatcagcggctcgtaaacaagatgcttgaaaaacaaatagggaaactatggaagtttatatagatgatatgctcattaagtctttgaatgcaggagaCCACCTTAAGCatctgcaagaaacttttgacatctaaggaagcataacatgaagcttaaccccgagaagtgtgcattcggggtcagctccggCAAGTTCCTAAGATTTCTAGTATCACAAAGGGGGATTGAAGTAAACCCCGATAA
It includes:
- the LOC138903873 gene encoding uncharacterized protein, coding for MAEDKLTHTYSLFMNPSDTLGVVLIPVKLTRSENYGLWSRSMCIALQAKRKLGFVLGTCTKESYDTELHEQWDICNAIVLSWIINTVLEDLLRGIVYASDSHTVWKDMKERFDKVNRMRIFQVHRQIATLSQGNSSLSIYFTKLKELWAKYDAMVPPPGCDCAKSKDYIEHFHQQDYYNFLMD
- the LOC138903874 gene encoding uncharacterized protein, with the protein product MPDVPKYDETSDPREHITTYTTSVKGNDLAPQEIESILLKTFGETLTRGALTWYSLLPEHSIDSFEMLANSFIKVHAGATKVQSRKVNIFRIAQGKFELLREFVTRFQKERMLLSAVPDEWAVEAFTKSLNPRSSDASRKLKESMLEFQATTWADVHNRYKSKIRIKDDHVGFPSLAKGREKNKEISKDYFDMDRRSLRDRFLPYERTEGRSRGFR